The following coding sequences are from one Deinococcus arcticus window:
- a CDS encoding isoprenylcysteine carboxyl methyltransferase family protein has translation MKARHAAPLLVGALIVQRLLELRVARANERWARERGAVEYGQAHYPLFFVLHPAWLLATLLEGRRGGRVNWPALALLLLAQPLRYWVIRTLGRYWNTRILIVPGGERVTGGPFRYLKHPNYAVVALELAAAPLAVGAWRTALAFTLLNAALLLGVRIPAEEEALRAYARDHQSPEGATGAE, from the coding sequence GTGAAGGCCCGGCACGCCGCGCCGCTGCTGGTGGGCGCCCTCATTGTGCAGCGCCTGCTGGAACTGCGTGTGGCCCGCGCCAACGAACGCTGGGCGCGCGAGCGGGGCGCGGTGGAATACGGCCAGGCGCACTACCCGCTGTTTTTCGTGCTGCACCCGGCCTGGCTGCTGGCCACCCTGCTGGAAGGGCGGCGTGGCGGCCGGGTGAACTGGCCCGCCCTGGCGCTGCTGCTGTTGGCCCAGCCGCTGCGCTACTGGGTGATTCGCACGCTGGGCCGCTACTGGAACACCCGCATTCTGATTGTGCCCGGCGGGGAGCGGGTCACGGGTGGTCCCTTCCGGTACCTGAAGCACCCCAATTACGCGGTGGTGGCGCTGGAACTGGCCGCCGCGCCGCTGGCTGTGGGGGCCTGGCGCACGGCCCTGGCCTTCACACTGCTGAACGCGGCCCTGCTGCTGGGGGTGCGTATTCCGGCAGAGGAAGAGGCGCTGCGGGCGTACGCCCGGGACCACCAGAGTCCGGAAGGTGCAACCGGGGCAGAGTGA
- the cpdB gene encoding 2',3'-cyclic-nucleotide 2'-phosphodiesterase, with protein MRKHISLITALLLGAAGAQTVELRILETTDLHTAAKGYDYYQDKPTGEFGLEYTATLIKNARAEKRNTLLFDNGDLIQGNPLGDYAARVSPIKDGELHPMHQAMRGLRFDAATLGNHEFNYGLDYLDRVLSSAPMPYVNANVLNMDGTNKYTPYVIQRKLVYDTQNRPYYINVGVIGFTPPQIVNWDKAHLDGKVQVMDIVESARKFVPQMKAQGADIIVALAHTGINTGPYTPGQEQAGAELTKVPGLDVVLTGHSHLEFPGPAYKDVPGVNLAKGTINGKVVLMPGFWGNHLGVADLKLTFDRKTQKWTIADAQGAIRPIWDKVAKKNLVTADTTVGAAVDGAHQGTLGYVRGKVADLTAPINSYWALMQDDPSVQLVSNAQTAYVKAALSSTQYRDLPVLSAAAPFKAGGRAGASYFTDIPAGTLAIKNVADLYVYPNTVQAVVVTGAGLKEWLERSAGQFKQIDPSKAEPQALVDETFPTYNFDVIDGVTYEIDVTQPSRYNSQGQVVNANANRIKNLQFQGKPVDPAAQFVVATNNYRASGGGSFPGLNGKNIVLQAPDETREALVKYFNEQKTVNPAADGNWKLTPIPGATLLYVSSPNAQKYLPAGAQLLRTREDGFAEYTIKF; from the coding sequence GTGCGTAAACACATTTCCCTGATAACGGCCCTGCTGCTGGGTGCAGCCGGCGCGCAGACTGTTGAACTTCGGATTCTGGAAACCACCGACCTGCACACGGCTGCCAAGGGCTACGACTACTACCAGGACAAGCCCACGGGTGAATTCGGCCTGGAGTACACCGCCACCCTGATCAAGAACGCCCGCGCCGAGAAGCGCAATACCCTGCTGTTCGATAACGGCGACCTGATTCAGGGCAACCCCCTGGGCGACTACGCCGCGCGCGTTTCGCCCATCAAGGACGGCGAACTGCACCCCATGCACCAGGCCATGCGCGGCCTGCGCTTCGACGCCGCCACGCTGGGCAATCACGAGTTCAACTATGGCCTGGACTACCTGGACCGTGTTCTGAGCAGTGCGCCCATGCCCTACGTGAACGCCAACGTCCTGAACATGGACGGCACCAACAAGTACACCCCCTACGTCATTCAGCGCAAGCTGGTCTACGACACCCAGAACCGGCCCTATTACATCAACGTGGGCGTGATCGGCTTTACCCCGCCCCAGATCGTGAACTGGGACAAGGCCCACCTGGACGGCAAGGTGCAGGTCATGGACATCGTGGAGAGTGCGCGCAAGTTCGTCCCCCAGATGAAGGCCCAGGGCGCCGACATTATCGTGGCGCTGGCGCACACCGGCATCAACACCGGCCCCTACACCCCCGGCCAGGAGCAGGCCGGCGCCGAGCTGACCAAGGTGCCCGGCCTGGACGTGGTGCTGACCGGCCACAGCCACCTGGAATTCCCCGGCCCGGCCTACAAGGACGTCCCCGGCGTGAACCTCGCCAAGGGCACCATCAACGGCAAGGTCGTGCTGATGCCCGGCTTTTGGGGCAACCATCTGGGCGTGGCCGACCTGAAGCTGACTTTTGACCGCAAGACCCAGAAGTGGACCATTGCCGACGCCCAGGGTGCTATTCGCCCCATCTGGGACAAGGTGGCCAAGAAGAACCTCGTGACCGCCGATACCACGGTCGGTGCAGCAGTGGACGGCGCGCACCAGGGCACCCTCGGCTACGTGCGCGGCAAGGTGGCGGACCTGACGGCCCCCATCAACTCCTACTGGGCCCTGATGCAGGACGACCCCAGCGTGCAGCTGGTCAGCAACGCCCAGACTGCCTACGTGAAGGCGGCCCTGAGCAGCACCCAGTACAGGGACCTGCCAGTGCTGTCGGCTGCCGCGCCCTTCAAGGCCGGGGGGCGCGCGGGGGCCAGCTACTTCACCGACATTCCGGCCGGCACCCTGGCCATCAAGAACGTGGCCGACCTGTACGTGTACCCCAACACCGTGCAGGCTGTGGTGGTCACCGGCGCGGGGCTGAAGGAGTGGCTGGAGCGCTCTGCGGGGCAGTTCAAGCAGATTGACCCCAGCAAGGCCGAGCCCCAGGCGCTGGTGGATGAAACCTTCCCCACCTATAACTTCGATGTGATTGACGGCGTGACCTACGAGATTGACGTGACCCAGCCCAGCCGGTACAACAGCCAGGGCCAGGTGGTCAACGCCAATGCCAACCGCATCAAGAACCTGCAGTTCCAGGGCAAGCCGGTTGACCCGGCCGCGCAGTTCGTGGTGGCCACCAACAACTACCGCGCCTCGGGCGGCGGCTCCTTCCCGGGCCTGAACGGCAAGAACATCGTGCTGCAGGCGCCCGACGAGACCCGCGAGGCACTGGTGAAGTACTTCAACGAGCAGAAGACGGTGAACCCCGCCGCCGACGGCAACTGGAAACTGACCCCCATTCCCGGCGCGACCCTGCTGTACGTCAGCAGCCCCAACGCCCAGAAGTATCTGCCGGCCGGTGCCCAGCTCCTGCGCACCCGCGAGGACGGCTTCGCGGAATACACGATCAAGTTCTAA
- a CDS encoding nitronate monooxygenase produces the protein MTSLPAPHRVPAPLPRIIQGGMGIAVSDWQLARTVSQHGGLGVVSGTGIDTVLLRRLQDGDPGGHLRRVLATFPQASLVQACLQRFFRSGGRAPGEPYARLPLPSATRFRDAWTMTLLGAYAEVALARGGHAHPVGLNLLTKLQLHTLPALYGAMLAGVDTVIMGAGIPRDIPGVLDALAAGQPATLRLDVRGGEALPLTFDPADFGLPRVPLARPNFYPVVSSHVLAGVLARKASGAVQGFIVEGPTAGGHNAPPRGPLTLDIQGQPVYGERDAADLSAIRALGLPFWLAGGFGAAGGLQAALAAGATGIQVGTLFAFAQESGLRADLKAAVLAHAASEPLEVLTDLHASPTGFPFKVVALPGTLAQPGVYAARTRVCDLGYLREAYHTEQGGVGWRCPAEPVAAYVAKGGALENTQGRKCLCNALLADAGYAQVGRGAVEEAALLTSGDDLGRLRDWAPGYGAADVLRVLGG, from the coding sequence ATGACCAGCCTGCCTGCCCCCCACCGTGTTCCTGCGCCCCTGCCCCGCATCATTCAGGGCGGCATGGGCATCGCCGTGTCCGACTGGCAGCTGGCCCGCACCGTGTCGCAGCACGGCGGACTGGGGGTGGTGTCCGGCACCGGTATTGACACGGTGCTGCTGCGCCGCTTGCAGGACGGCGACCCGGGCGGGCACCTGCGCCGCGTGCTGGCCACCTTTCCCCAGGCGTCGCTGGTCCAGGCGTGCCTGCAGCGATTTTTCCGCTCCGGAGGCCGGGCGCCCGGTGAGCCCTACGCCCGGTTGCCGCTGCCATCCGCCACCCGTTTCCGCGACGCCTGGACCATGACCCTGCTGGGCGCCTACGCCGAGGTGGCGCTGGCCCGCGGGGGGCACGCGCACCCGGTGGGGCTGAACCTGCTCACCAAGTTGCAGCTGCACACCCTGCCCGCCCTGTACGGGGCGATGCTGGCCGGGGTGGACACCGTGATCATGGGCGCGGGTATTCCCCGGGATATTCCGGGGGTGCTGGACGCCCTGGCGGCGGGGCAGCCGGCCACGCTGCGGCTGGACGTCAGGGGCGGCGAAGCCCTGCCCCTCACCTTTGATCCTGCCGACTTCGGGCTGCCCCGCGTGCCGCTGGCGCGGCCCAACTTCTACCCGGTGGTGTCCTCGCACGTGCTGGCCGGGGTGCTGGCGAGAAAGGCCAGCGGCGCGGTGCAGGGCTTCATCGTGGAGGGGCCCACGGCGGGCGGGCACAACGCGCCGCCGCGCGGGCCCCTCACGCTGGACATCCAGGGCCAGCCGGTGTACGGCGAGCGCGACGCGGCCGACCTGTCTGCCATTCGCGCGCTGGGCCTGCCCTTCTGGCTGGCGGGCGGCTTCGGCGCCGCTGGGGGGCTGCAGGCCGCGCTGGCGGCGGGGGCCACCGGCATTCAGGTGGGCACCCTCTTTGCCTTTGCCCAGGAATCGGGCCTGCGCGCCGACCTGAAAGCGGCGGTCCTGGCCCACGCGGCCAGCGAGCCGCTGGAGGTTCTCACCGACCTGCACGCCTCGCCCACCGGCTTTCCCTTCAAGGTGGTGGCGCTGCCGGGCACCCTGGCCCAGCCCGGGGTGTACGCCGCCCGGACGCGGGTGTGCGATCTGGGGTACCTGCGCGAGGCCTACCACACCGAGCAGGGCGGCGTGGGCTGGCGCTGCCCCGCCGAGCCGGTGGCGGCCTACGTGGCCAAAGGCGGCGCCCTGGAGAACACTCAGGGCCGCAAGTGCCTGTGCAACGCCCTGCTGGCCGATGCCGGGTACGCGCAGGTGGGGCGGGGCGCTGTGGAAGAGGCGGCCCTGCTGACCAGCGGCGACGACCTGGGCCGCCTGCGCGACTGGGCCCCGGGCTACGGCGCGGCTGACGTGCTGCGCGTGCTGGGCGGCTGA
- a CDS encoding MFS transporter, with the protein MQARVTATRHATAIALAVTAGHFINDAYGAMLTPLTPALQAKYGVSIAAVTLLSSVYSLTSSVLQPLLGILGERLDRRYAAALGPLLTGLGLTLMGFMPWFGALVLLVAVAGFGSGFFHPAGAAYVAQHSPPDKRGLWASLFSAGGTAGMALGPVFAGVGLTQLPWFALIGAGVAAVTFAVTPAGVQKARRVSLVEYAGIFRGPLAWLWGMAVLRSLASMGYNAMLPFMLLGRGFGPREVGLTLGVYSVASAVGGIIGGRLSDRHGRVPVLRGAILTTIPLFAGLILSHPGQWWFYPLTFVVGAAVNASIPVGVVAAQEYAPGHVAVASSIMMGFSWGFAGLLLFLVGALADATTPTTAALASLALLLPSALIAARLPEPPRSELK; encoded by the coding sequence ATGCAGGCCCGTGTCACCGCTACCCGCCACGCCACGGCCATTGCGCTGGCCGTGACTGCCGGGCATTTCATCAACGACGCTTACGGCGCCATGCTGACTCCGCTGACCCCGGCGCTGCAGGCCAAATACGGCGTGAGCATCGCGGCTGTCACCTTGCTGTCCAGCGTGTACTCGCTGACGAGTTCGGTGCTGCAACCCCTGCTGGGCATTCTGGGCGAGCGCCTGGACCGCCGCTACGCCGCCGCCCTGGGCCCGCTGCTGACCGGCCTGGGCCTGACCCTGATGGGCTTTATGCCCTGGTTTGGCGCCCTGGTGCTGCTGGTGGCGGTGGCGGGTTTTGGCAGCGGCTTTTTTCACCCGGCCGGGGCCGCCTACGTGGCCCAGCACAGCCCGCCCGACAAGCGGGGGTTGTGGGCCAGCCTCTTCAGTGCCGGGGGCACGGCTGGCATGGCGTTGGGCCCCGTCTTTGCGGGCGTGGGCCTCACGCAGCTGCCCTGGTTCGCCCTGATCGGCGCGGGGGTGGCCGCCGTGACCTTTGCGGTCACGCCTGCCGGGGTCCAGAAGGCCCGGCGCGTATCGCTGGTGGAATACGCGGGCATCTTCCGGGGCCCGCTGGCGTGGCTGTGGGGCATGGCGGTGCTGCGCTCGCTGGCCAGCATGGGCTACAACGCCATGTTGCCCTTCATGCTGCTGGGCCGGGGGTTCGGCCCGCGCGAGGTGGGGCTGACCCTGGGGGTCTACTCGGTGGCCAGCGCCGTGGGCGGCATCATCGGCGGGCGCCTGAGTGACCGCCATGGCCGGGTGCCCGTGCTGCGCGGCGCCATTCTGACCACCATTCCGCTGTTCGCCGGGCTGATTCTGTCTCACCCGGGCCAGTGGTGGTTTTACCCCCTGACCTTCGTGGTGGGGGCGGCCGTGAACGCCAGCATTCCGGTGGGCGTGGTGGCCGCACAGGAATACGCGCCGGGCCATGTGGCGGTGGCCAGCTCGATCATGATGGGCTTTTCCTGGGGCTTTGCGGGCCTGCTGCTGTTTCTGGTGGGCGCCCTGGCCGACGCCACCACACCCACCACGGCGGCCCTGGCCAGTCTGGCCCTGCTGTTGCCCAGCGCCCTGATTGCCGCCCGTCTGCCCGAACCGCCGCGAAGTGAACTGAAGTAA
- the ftsZ gene encoding cell division protein FtsZ, whose translation MQAARIRVIGLGGAGNNAVNRMIESGLEGVEFIAGNTDAQVLAKSHAEIRIQLGDRLTRGLGAGADPEVGEKAALEDRERIKEYLDGTDMLFITAGMGGGTGTGSAPVVAEIAREMGILTVAIVTRPFKFEGPKRLRVAEEGIGKLADRVDGMIVVNNEKLLTAVDKKVSFREAFLIADRVLYYGVKGISDVINVEGMINLDFADVRNLLANSGTVLMGIGAGRGEKVAEEAAMSAIHSPLLERGIEGARRILVNVTGSYDLSMTDANEIVEKIREATGFEEPDILFGITPDEAAGDEVRVTVIATGFNDMPVTVAGGLRSSVIDTMVKPVRGGTAYDPKDYDIPAFLRNVDRD comes from the coding sequence ATGCAAGCGGCCAGAATTCGCGTGATTGGCTTGGGCGGGGCGGGCAACAACGCCGTCAACCGCATGATTGAATCGGGACTTGAGGGCGTGGAGTTTATCGCCGGCAACACGGACGCGCAGGTGCTGGCCAAGAGCCACGCCGAGATCCGCATTCAGCTGGGTGACCGCCTGACCCGTGGCCTGGGCGCCGGCGCCGACCCCGAGGTGGGCGAGAAGGCCGCCCTGGAAGACCGCGAGCGCATCAAGGAATACTTGGACGGCACCGACATGCTGTTCATCACGGCTGGGATGGGCGGCGGGACCGGCACCGGCAGCGCCCCCGTCGTGGCCGAGATTGCCCGCGAGATGGGCATTCTGACGGTGGCCATCGTCACGCGCCCTTTCAAGTTTGAAGGCCCCAAACGCCTGCGCGTGGCCGAAGAGGGCATTGGCAAGCTGGCCGACCGCGTGGACGGCATGATTGTGGTGAACAACGAAAAGTTGCTCACCGCCGTGGACAAGAAGGTGTCCTTCCGCGAAGCCTTTCTGATTGCCGACCGCGTGCTGTACTACGGCGTCAAGGGCATCAGCGACGTGATTAACGTCGAGGGCATGATTAACCTCGACTTCGCCGATGTGCGTAACCTGCTGGCCAACTCCGGCACTGTCCTGATGGGCATTGGTGCGGGGCGCGGCGAGAAGGTGGCCGAGGAGGCTGCCATGAGCGCCATTCACTCGCCGCTGCTGGAACGCGGCATCGAGGGCGCCCGGCGCATCCTGGTGAACGTGACCGGCAGTTACGACCTGTCCATGACCGACGCCAACGAGATTGTCGAGAAGATCCGCGAGGCCACCGGCTTCGAGGAACCTGACATCCTGTTCGGCATTACCCCCGACGAGGCGGCGGGCGACGAGGTCCGCGTGACCGTGATCGCCACTGGCTTCAACGACATGCCAGTGACGGTGGCGGGCGGCCTGCGCTCCAGCGTGATTGACACCATGGTCAAGCCCGTGCGCGGCGGTACCGCCTACGACCCCAAGGACTACGACATCCCCGCCTTCCTGCGGAACGTGGACCGGGACTGA
- the glcF gene encoding glycolate oxidase subunit GlcF, translating to MNNEIREAVPGGQGEVMAHAVDACVHCGFCLPACPTYTLLGDEMDSPRGRIVLMKEVLEGGLSLADAAPHLDRCLGCQGCVTACPSGVPYGELITAFRGWSEPQRARSSLNRAKRSAILKILPAPRLFSVAARVGQFAKPLAPALPAALRAPLDLLPETVPPLQPSPPFTPARGARRGRVALLVGCAQQALAPNFNAATLRVLARNGIEVVVPEGQGCCGAAALHTGARAEALRLVRANLAAFNPGDYDAILSNAAGCGAGLKEYPAVLRGEQDEAQAHAFAARVMDLSEYLHGLLQAGELMPPLPASRPLKVAYHDACHLAHAQGVRAAPRALLRFIPGVTVLEVPEGDLCCGSAGTYNLEQPELATALGQRKAANILSTAPDLIASGNIGCHTQIQSHVRRAHSPVPVLHTLEVLDRAYRGEL from the coding sequence GTGAACAACGAGATCCGGGAGGCGGTGCCTGGAGGGCAGGGTGAGGTGATGGCCCACGCCGTGGACGCCTGCGTGCACTGCGGCTTCTGCCTGCCTGCCTGCCCCACCTACACGCTGCTGGGTGACGAGATGGACAGCCCGCGTGGCCGCATCGTGCTGATGAAAGAGGTGCTGGAGGGCGGACTGTCCCTGGCGGACGCCGCGCCGCATCTGGACCGCTGCCTGGGTTGCCAGGGCTGCGTGACCGCCTGCCCCAGCGGCGTGCCCTACGGTGAGCTGATCACGGCGTTTCGCGGCTGGAGCGAGCCCCAGCGGGCGCGCTCGTCGCTGAACCGGGCCAAGAGGTCGGCCATCCTGAAGATTCTGCCGGCCCCGAGGCTGTTCAGCGTGGCCGCGCGGGTGGGGCAGTTCGCCAAACCGCTGGCGCCGGCGCTGCCCGCCGCCCTGCGCGCGCCGCTGGACCTGCTGCCCGAAACCGTGCCGCCCCTGCAGCCCAGTCCTCCGTTCACCCCCGCCCGGGGTGCGCGGCGGGGCCGGGTGGCCCTGCTGGTGGGCTGCGCGCAGCAGGCGCTGGCCCCCAACTTCAACGCCGCTACCCTGCGTGTGCTGGCCCGCAACGGCATTGAGGTGGTGGTGCCAGAGGGCCAGGGCTGCTGCGGCGCCGCCGCCCTGCACACCGGCGCGCGGGCCGAGGCCCTGCGGCTGGTGCGCGCCAACCTCGCGGCCTTCAATCCGGGCGACTATGACGCCATTCTGTCCAACGCGGCGGGCTGCGGCGCGGGCCTGAAGGAATACCCGGCAGTGCTGCGCGGCGAGCAAGATGAAGCGCAGGCCCACGCCTTTGCCGCCCGGGTCATGGACCTCAGCGAGTACCTGCACGGGTTGCTGCAGGCCGGCGAGCTGATGCCGCCCCTGCCGGCCTCGCGCCCGCTGAAAGTGGCCTACCACGACGCCTGCCACCTCGCCCACGCCCAGGGGGTGCGCGCCGCGCCCCGGGCCCTGCTGCGCTTCATTCCGGGGGTCACGGTGCTGGAGGTGCCCGAAGGTGACCTGTGCTGCGGCTCGGCGGGTACCTACAACCTGGAGCAGCCCGAACTGGCCACGGCCCTGGGCCAGCGCAAGGCGGCCAACATACTGTCTACGGCCCCGGACCTGATTGCCAGCGGCAACATCGGTTGCCACACCCAGATTCAGAGCCATGTGCGCCGCGCCCACAGCCCGGTACCGGTGCTGCACACCCTGGAAGTGCTGGACCGGGCGTACCGGGGGGAACTGTGA
- the meaB gene encoding methylmalonyl Co-A mutase-associated GTPase MeaB, whose translation MSVPSAPPAGALLERYLAGDLRALARAVTLAEAGLDSARPLLRAARQRAAQGQRAAVLGVTGSPGSGKSTLVDALIATLRARAQRVAVLAVDPSSPYSGGAILGDRIRMLRHHADPGVFVRSLASRGALGGLSERTPGVLALLEGAGFDWVILETVGVGQSEVDVAAACDHTLLVLTPAGGDGVQAFKAGIMEIADVIAVNKADLPGADRTMRELMAAQGLGAHDAHTWFAPIRKTIAAKGEGIDTVIAAVEAHREHLGEAGLLARRAARAEYEVRTLVQERLLRRARAQGGELYRRVAHGDLDAEQAADELLGAR comes from the coding sequence GTGAGCGTTCCCTCGGCCCCGCCTGCGGGCGCCCTGCTGGAGCGCTACCTTGCCGGCGACCTGCGCGCCCTGGCCCGCGCCGTCACCCTGGCCGAGGCAGGGCTGGACAGTGCCCGGCCCCTGCTGCGCGCCGCCCGGCAGCGGGCCGCCCAGGGCCAGCGCGCCGCCGTGCTGGGCGTCACCGGCAGCCCCGGCAGCGGCAAAAGCACACTGGTGGACGCCCTGATAGCCACGCTGCGTGCGCGCGCTCAGCGCGTGGCGGTGCTGGCGGTGGACCCCAGCAGCCCCTACAGCGGCGGGGCCATTCTGGGCGACCGCATCCGCATGCTGCGCCATCACGCCGACCCCGGCGTGTTTGTGCGCTCGCTGGCCAGCCGGGGGGCGCTGGGCGGCCTCTCGGAGCGCACCCCGGGCGTGCTGGCGCTGCTGGAAGGCGCGGGCTTTGACTGGGTGATTCTGGAAACGGTGGGCGTGGGCCAGAGCGAGGTGGACGTGGCCGCTGCCTGTGACCACACCCTGCTGGTGCTGACCCCGGCCGGCGGCGACGGCGTGCAGGCCTTCAAGGCCGGCATCATGGAAATTGCCGATGTGATTGCCGTGAACAAGGCCGACCTGCCCGGCGCCGACCGCACCATGCGTGAACTGATGGCCGCGCAGGGCCTGGGCGCCCACGACGCCCACACGTGGTTTGCGCCCATTCGCAAGACCATCGCGGCCAAAGGCGAGGGGATAGACACTGTGATCGCGGCGGTGGAAGCCCACCGGGAGCACCTGGGCGAGGCTGGACTGCTGGCCCGCCGCGCGGCCCGCGCCGAGTACGAGGTGCGCACGCTGGTGCAGGAGCGGTTGCTGCGCCGCGCCCGTGCCCAGGGCGGCGAGCTGTACCGGCGTGTGGCGCACGGCGACCTGGACGCCGAGCAGGCCGCCGATGAACTGCTGGGGGCCCGGTGA
- a CDS encoding FAD-binding oxidoreductase: MSSDLLRRLAPRQVLTSLAERRNYRYDAIQFGETPLAVVLPETTADVVAAVQVARAAGVPIVGRGAASGLSGGAAPAVPGLVISFTRMTALRVDPSRREARAQAGVVTLAVSDAARPHGLIYPPDPASLRTSTIGGNLAENAGGPMCFKYGVTGDYVRALQVVDAAGEVHELTRDAYDLAGLLIGSEGTLGLMTEATLRLVPPPRFTRTLMAHFPEVGACAEAVSQAIAAGAVPSKLEFMDRACTNAVEDYLGLGLPRAAEAVLLIDTDGDDLPTVEEERALVEAACAAAGGTVRRAGSDAEAAALWQARRSVSPALGRIRPQRMNEDIAVPRSALPDVVREIRALGDASPFTVVQFGHIGDGNLHPNILFDPRQDDSHAVHDLAHRIALVALRHGGVLSGEHGIGSMKRDFMRDAVDPVTLGALWTVKRALDPAGGLNPGKVLPEEVNG, from the coding sequence CTGAGCTCTGACCTCCTGCGCCGCCTCGCTCCCCGTCAGGTGCTCACCTCTCTGGCCGAGCGGCGCAACTACCGCTACGACGCCATTCAGTTTGGGGAAACGCCGCTGGCGGTGGTGCTGCCGGAAACCACGGCCGATGTGGTTGCGGCTGTGCAGGTTGCCCGCGCGGCCGGGGTGCCCATCGTGGGGCGCGGCGCGGCCAGTGGCCTCTCGGGCGGCGCCGCGCCGGCCGTCCCGGGGCTGGTGATCTCCTTTACCCGCATGACCGCGCTGCGCGTGGACCCTTCCCGGCGCGAAGCCCGGGCGCAGGCGGGCGTGGTCACGCTGGCCGTCAGCGACGCCGCGCGCCCCCACGGCCTGATCTACCCCCCGGATCCGGCCTCCCTGCGCACGAGCACCATCGGCGGGAATCTGGCCGAGAACGCGGGCGGGCCCATGTGCTTCAAGTACGGCGTCACCGGCGATTACGTGCGGGCGCTGCAGGTGGTGGACGCAGCGGGCGAGGTGCACGAGCTGACCCGCGACGCCTACGATCTGGCCGGCCTGCTGATCGGTTCCGAGGGCACCCTGGGCCTGATGACCGAGGCCACGCTGCGCCTGGTGCCGCCCCCACGCTTCACCCGCACCCTGATGGCCCACTTCCCCGAGGTGGGCGCCTGCGCCGAGGCAGTCAGTCAGGCGATTGCGGCGGGCGCGGTGCCCAGCAAGCTGGAATTCATGGACCGCGCGTGTACCAACGCCGTGGAGGACTACCTGGGTCTGGGCCTGCCCCGGGCCGCCGAGGCGGTGCTGCTGATCGACACGGACGGCGACGACCTGCCCACCGTGGAAGAGGAACGCGCCCTGGTGGAAGCGGCCTGCGCGGCGGCGGGCGGCACCGTGCGCCGCGCCGGGTCCGACGCCGAGGCAGCGGCACTGTGGCAGGCGCGGCGCAGCGTCAGCCCCGCCCTGGGCCGCATTCGCCCCCAGCGCATGAACGAGGACATCGCCGTGCCCCGCTCGGCCCTGCCGGACGTGGTGCGCGAAATTCGCGCCCTGGGCGACGCCAGCCCCTTCACGGTCGTGCAGTTCGGCCACATTGGCGACGGCAACCTGCACCCCAACATCCTTTTTGACCCCCGCCAGGATGACTCGCACGCGGTGCATGACCTCGCCCACCGCATTGCCCTGGTGGCCCTGCGCCACGGCGGCGTGCTGAGCGGCGAGCACGGCATCGGCTCCATGAAACGCGACTTCATGCGCGACGCCGTGGACCCCGTCACCCTGGGCGCCCTGTGGACGGTCAAGCGGGCGCTGGACCCGGCTGGGGGGCTGAATCCGGGCAAGGTGCTGCCTGAGGAGGTGAATGGGTGA
- a CDS encoding DUF5639 domain-containing protein, translating into MPILDLSPGDQTVTVSGDTSLPEVYAALPPGLFPPFPPVGLPGGVGGLVQRGGFGQSFFFAADVLGVTFQAPGGRVVRAGGRTVKNVQGYDLTRLFVGSFGLLGEPLEVTLRLRPGVRWGHVVYGGPLVPAARFSWQAPDGTHALHFGHRAEVDAALALPGAVPVTAPPDYTMLFPGGLGVGEGGPLRDARFGWVNGGEAPTPPALFRTLAAQLSAAFQKTS; encoded by the coding sequence GTGCCCATCCTTGACCTCTCGCCGGGGGACCAGACAGTCACAGTCAGCGGGGACACCTCGTTGCCAGAGGTCTACGCCGCGCTGCCGCCGGGACTCTTTCCGCCGTTTCCGCCGGTGGGTCTGCCGGGGGGCGTGGGCGGGCTGGTGCAGCGGGGCGGCTTTGGGCAGAGCTTCTTCTTCGCGGCGGACGTGCTCGGCGTGACCTTTCAGGCGCCGGGTGGCCGCGTGGTCCGGGCCGGGGGGCGCACGGTGAAAAACGTGCAGGGCTACGACCTGACCCGGCTGTTCGTGGGCTCGTTCGGTTTGCTGGGCGAGCCGCTGGAGGTGACCCTGCGCCTGCGCCCCGGCGTGCGCTGGGGGCATGTGGTGTACGGAGGACCCCTGGTGCCCGCCGCCCGCTTTTCCTGGCAGGCGCCGGACGGCACCCACGCCCTGCACTTCGGGCACCGGGCCGAGGTGGACGCCGCGCTGGCCCTGCCCGGGGCGGTGCCGGTCACTGCACCCCCCGATTACACCATGCTGTTTCCGGGTGGCCTGGGCGTGGGGGAGGGGGGCCCGCTGCGCGACGCCCGCTTTGGCTGGGTGAACGGGGGAGAGGCCCCCACCCCGCCGGCCCTGTTCCGCACCCTGGCCGCGCAGCTCTCAGCCGCATTTCAAAAAACCTCCTAA